The DNA segment GCTTCTCAAAACAAGATCAACGAAGGTGTCTTGCAAAGATGGACTAAAGGTTTCGATATTCCAAACATTGAAAACCACGATGTTGTTCCAATGTTGCAGAAGCAAATCACCAAGAGAGACATTCCAATTGAAGTCGTTGCCTTGATTAACGATACCACTGGTACTTTGGTTGCTTCTTACTACACTGACCCGGAAACCAAGATGGGTGTTATTTTCGGTACCGGTGTCAATGGTGCCTACTATGACGTTTGTTCCGAAATCGAAAAGCTGCAAGGGAAATTATCTGATGACATTCCATCATCAGCTCCAATGGCTATCAACTGTGAATATGGTTCCTTCGATAACGAACATGTCGTCTTGCCAAGAACTAAATACGACGTCACCATTGATGAGGAATCTCCAAGACCAGGCCAACaaacatttgaaaaaatgtcttcTGGTTACTACTTGGGTGAAATTTTGCGTTTGGCCTTGATAGATATGTACAAGCAAGGGTTTATCTTCAAGAACCAAGATTTGTCTAAGTTCGACAAGCCTTTCGTTATGGACACGTCTTACCCAGccaaaattgaagaagatccatttgaaaacttgGAGGACACTGACGACTTGTTTCAAAACGAATTTGGTATCAACACCACCGTTCAAGAACGTAAATTGATTAGACGTTTGTGTGAATTGATTGGTACTAGAGCCGCTAGACTATCCGTTTGTGGTATTGCTGCCATCTGTCAAAAGAGAGGTTACAAAACCGGTCACATCGCTGCGGATGGTTCCGTTTACAACAGATACCCAGGTTTCAAGGAAAAGGCTGCCAATGCTTTGAGAGATATTTACGGCTGGACTCAAGCTTCTTTAGATGACTATCCAATCAAGATTGTTCCTGCTGAAGATGGTTCTGGTGCTGGTGCCGCTGTTATCGCTGCGTTAGCCGGAAAGAGAATTGCTGAAGGCAAATCTGTCGGTATCATCGGTGCTTAGACTTGGTTCGTAAATTGAGTTTGaacacaaaaaaaaaatctaccCATTTCTTACTTATGTGAACATGTTTTTCTAtggtctttttttcttattttacAACTGTGATATTGTATAAACTTTGTTACAAATTTACGAAAGTTATTCGTAAtgataaatatttatagaCAAAGAATATAACGATTTATGAAATCTATATGATTTTAGCTTTCTTCCGGTGTATGATTAACCTcacctctttttttattattttgataatttttagAACTTTTTGTAGGAAACAGATGCTTATATAAGGTTTATTGTATGTGTTAAATACATATTCTTAAATCTAGAtatgtttttattcttcgTAAAATTGTACGCCAATTTTGACCCTCTCCACGCTTCCCCTCGACAATTTGCgtactttcttttgcaatGTAATAATTCTGGAACGGACGGAGGCACTTGTTTTGAGATCATCTTTACTAATTCTCACGACTACTTCATATCCGCGATTTTTACGTGTTGTCTCTTCTTTAACCTTTGTTGCAGTCGCGTCGTCGATGAATAACTCCTTCAAACTGGTTTCGACTTCACTACGTTTGGAAACATGGAAATCAAATACGTTATCTCTGATATTACCCCCTGGATGAACACCACAAATCACATACATTATTGTACCGATATATTTCGTCCACCATACAACTCTCAGTGCTTCGGCTTTGTCTCCTTCACGCAGaactacttgttccaattcTTGACAGTACTTTTCTTCAGATTCTGGAATATTGCCACCCCATCTGTTACATAATGCAATTCCTATCAGCGCTCTAGCTCTGTGTGACAATCCATGACAA comes from the Saccharomyces kudriavzevii IFO 1802 strain IFO1802 genome assembly, chromosome: 7 genome and includes:
- the HXK2 gene encoding hexokinase 2 (similar to Saccharomyces cerevisiae HXK1 (YFR053C) and HXK2 (YGL253W); ancestral locus Anc_3.581), translating into MVHLGPKKPQARKGSMADVPKELMHEIENFEKIFTVPSESLQAVTKHFITELEKGLSKKGGNIPMIPGWVMDFPTGKESGDFLAIDLGGTNLRVVLVKLGGDRTFDTTQSKYKLPDAMRTTQNPDELWEFIADSLKTFINEQFPQGISEPIPLGFTFSFPASQNKINEGVLQRWTKGFDIPNIENHDVVPMLQKQITKRDIPIEVVALINDTTGTLVASYYTDPETKMGVIFGTGVNGAYYDVCSEIEKLQGKLSDDIPSSAPMAINCEYGSFDNEHVVLPRTKYDVTIDEESPRPGQQTFEKMSSGYYLGEILRLALIDMYKQGFIFKNQDLSKFDKPFVMDTSYPAKIEEDPFENLEDTDDLFQNEFGINTTVQERKLIRRLCELIGTRAARLSVCGIAAICQKRGYKTGHIAADGSVYNRYPGFKEKAANALRDIYGWTQASLDDYPIKIVPAEDGSGAGAAVIAALAGKRIAEGKSVGIIGA